A single region of the Halopiger xanaduensis SH-6 genome encodes:
- a CDS encoding PH domain-containing protein, with protein sequence MARSTPDWLHLTDDETVVWESRPHPITMGVRVPIAVLVAVVGIALIVVDLTGADGAGLTALLGALLVLGGAGVALVRYAVWTTTRYVITSEELYKKCGIVSRDVTQFRIDRIQNTTLEQDMLGRLLGYGDLTIYTAGSGDPELTFERTPRPERANGALNDQLGELVEAKRTQRRQPT encoded by the coding sequence ATGGCCCGCTCGACGCCGGACTGGCTCCACCTCACTGACGACGAAACCGTCGTCTGGGAGAGTCGTCCCCATCCGATCACGATGGGTGTCAGAGTACCGATCGCCGTCCTGGTCGCCGTCGTCGGAATCGCGCTCATCGTCGTGGACCTCACGGGCGCCGACGGCGCGGGGCTCACCGCGCTGCTCGGCGCGCTCCTCGTCCTCGGCGGCGCCGGCGTCGCGCTCGTCCGGTACGCCGTCTGGACGACCACCCGCTACGTGATCACCTCCGAGGAACTGTACAAGAAATGCGGCATCGTCTCGCGAGACGTCACCCAGTTTCGGATCGACCGCATCCAGAACACTACGCTCGAGCAGGACATGCTCGGCCGGCTGCTGGGTTACGGCGACCTGACGATCTACACCGCGGGCTCGGGCGACCCCGAACTGACCTTCGAGCGCACGCCCCGCCCCGAGCGGGCCAACGGCGCGCTCAACGACCAGCTCGGGGAACTGGTCGAGGCGAAGCGAACGCAGCGACGGCAGCCGACCTGA
- a CDS encoding class I SAM-dependent methyltransferase → MTRSDRDGGVKELVRRHWNGRAATFDDASHHGIHGDEQRERWLSVLREWTDTGDDAGSGSQDRRVLDVGCGTGVVSLLLAELGHDVTGVDFAPEMLERARTKARAADRPDRSIAFCRGDAEALPLPDGAFDVVTARHLIWTLPNPQTALAEWQRVLEPGGRLVLLEGYWDHDEPWDEYEAVHEDLPLYDGRPADALREELERAGLRDIEHEPLSDPALWGREPRHEYYGIAGTVPE, encoded by the coding sequence ATGACACGCTCCGATCGGGACGGCGGCGTCAAGGAACTCGTCCGGCGCCACTGGAACGGCCGCGCGGCGACGTTCGACGACGCGAGCCACCACGGCATTCACGGCGACGAACAGCGCGAGCGGTGGCTGTCGGTGCTCCGCGAGTGGACTGACACCGGCGACGACGCCGGTTCCGGGTCGCAGGACCGCCGCGTCCTCGACGTCGGCTGCGGCACCGGCGTCGTCTCGCTGCTGCTGGCCGAACTGGGCCACGACGTCACTGGCGTCGACTTCGCCCCCGAAATGCTCGAGCGCGCCCGGACGAAGGCCCGCGCGGCCGACCGTCCCGACCGTTCAATCGCCTTCTGCCGCGGCGACGCAGAGGCGCTCCCGCTGCCCGACGGCGCGTTCGATGTCGTGACGGCTCGCCATCTCATCTGGACGCTTCCGAACCCGCAAACGGCGCTCGCGGAGTGGCAACGCGTCCTCGAGCCCGGCGGTCGCCTTGTATTGCTCGAGGGTTACTGGGACCACGACGAGCCGTGGGACGAGTACGAAGCCGTCCACGAGGACCTGCCGCTGTACGACGGCCGACCGGCCGACGCGCTCCGCGAGGAACTCGAGCGGGCGGGACTACGGGATATCGAGCACGAGCCGCTGTCGGATCCGGCGCTGTGGGGACGGGAGCCGCGCCACGAGTACTACGGTATCGCGGGGACGGTTCCCGAGTGA